The Sphingomonas astaxanthinifaciens DSM 22298 genome has a segment encoding these proteins:
- a CDS encoding AAA family ATPase: MTLLGQDRAVAAFRAAWDSRQLHHAWLLAGPKGVGKGTFARAAALRVLAEAAGPPVDLPGLDVPHDHRIARLVEAGSHPDFRLIKREVHETGTNKGELRRGIVIDQVRKLQELFRAAPALSPWRVAIIDCMDELEPQAQQSLLKLLEEPPANCLLLLVSHVPGRLLPTIRSRCRRLDFGALDDATLDTILAERQPSLTPEARARLIALAAGSADRALAFAELDLVPLAEEALAILRRGDPDNSRRSRLASALALKAARPRYAAFLDIVPPLLAAEARAAEGLRRQRALAAYDQARETASIAPRLSLDPAATVFALGTIMASVGEG; encoded by the coding sequence GTGACGCTGCTTGGCCAGGATCGCGCGGTCGCCGCCTTTCGCGCGGCCTGGGACAGCCGCCAGCTCCACCACGCCTGGCTGCTCGCCGGGCCCAAGGGGGTGGGGAAGGGGACCTTCGCCCGCGCCGCCGCGCTGCGCGTGCTCGCCGAGGCCGCCGGCCCGCCGGTCGACCTCCCGGGCCTCGACGTGCCGCACGATCACCGCATCGCCCGGCTGGTCGAGGCCGGCAGCCACCCCGACTTCCGCCTGATCAAGCGCGAGGTCCATGAGACCGGCACCAACAAGGGCGAGCTTCGCCGCGGCATCGTCATCGACCAGGTCCGCAAGCTGCAGGAGCTGTTCCGTGCCGCGCCGGCCCTGAGCCCGTGGCGCGTCGCGATCATCGACTGCATGGACGAGCTCGAGCCGCAGGCGCAGCAGTCGCTCCTGAAGCTCCTCGAGGAGCCGCCGGCCAATTGCCTGCTGCTGCTGGTCAGCCACGTTCCTGGGCGGTTGCTCCCGACCATCCGCTCGCGCTGCCGGCGGCTCGATTTCGGCGCGCTCGACGATGCGACGCTGGACACCATCCTAGCCGAGCGCCAGCCGAGCCTCACCCCCGAGGCGCGCGCCCGGCTGATCGCGCTCGCCGCCGGCTCGGCCGACCGCGCGCTCGCCTTTGCCGAGCTCGACCTCGTGCCGCTCGCCGAGGAAGCGCTTGCGATCCTGCGCCGCGGCGACCCCGACAATAGCCGTCGTTCGCGCCTCGCCTCGGCCCTGGCCCTGAAGGCCGCCCGGCCGCGCTACGCCGCCTTCCTCGACATCGTGCCCCCGCTGCTCGCCGCCGAGGCGCGCGCCGCCGAGGGCCTCCGCCGCCAGCGGGCGCTCGCCGCCTACGACCAGGCCCGCGAGACCGCCTCGATCGCGCCCCGCCTGTCGCTCGACCCGGCGGCCACCGTCTTTGCCTTGGGGACCATCATGGCGAGCGTCGGGGAGGGGTGA
- the tmk gene encoding dTMP kinase — MARGRFITLEGGEGVGKSTQLAALAEALRARGLTVVTTREPGGSEGAEAIRRLLLEGGEERWSAPAEALLFAAARTDHVDKIVRPAILGGQWVLSDRFVDSSLAYQGGAGGLGIEAVRAVNAFGIEGWFPDRTLLLLHPEGAERARARDGAASDRIGGRPASYHQAVEESFRAIAAAEPERVRLIDASGTPEEVTARLLAALGDLL, encoded by the coding sequence TTGGCCCGCGGCCGCTTCATCACGCTCGAAGGCGGGGAGGGGGTCGGCAAGTCCACCCAGCTCGCCGCCCTCGCCGAGGCGCTGCGCGCGCGCGGCCTGACCGTCGTCACCACCCGCGAGCCCGGCGGAAGCGAGGGCGCCGAGGCGATCCGCCGCCTGCTCCTCGAGGGCGGCGAGGAGCGCTGGAGCGCGCCAGCCGAGGCGCTGCTGTTCGCCGCCGCGCGCACCGATCATGTCGACAAGATCGTCCGTCCGGCGATCCTTGGCGGGCAGTGGGTCCTCTCCGACCGCTTCGTCGATTCGAGCCTCGCCTATCAGGGCGGCGCCGGCGGCCTCGGGATCGAGGCGGTCCGCGCGGTCAATGCCTTCGGCATCGAGGGGTGGTTTCCCGACCGCACCCTGCTCCTGCTCCACCCTGAAGGCGCCGAACGCGCCCGCGCCCGCGACGGCGCGGCGAGCGACCGGATCGGCGGCCGACCGGCCTCCTACCACCAGGCGGTCGAGGAGAGCTTCCGCGCCATCGCCGCCGCCGAGCCCGAGCGGGTGCGCCTGATCGACGCCTCGGGGACCCCGGAGGAGGTCACCGCGCGCCTGCTCGCCGCGCTGGGCGACCTGCTGTGA
- a CDS encoding D-alanyl-D-alanine carboxypeptidase family protein, producing MNRLRTLVAATALATTIAAPAAAPPFETPARVAYLLDLSSGAELLNKGADTPMPPASMAKMMTTEVAFELIESGKLSLSKTCTVQPATWQKWHGPAAGSTMFLSPNEQVSLENLLHGIVTLSGNDASVVVAECIGGTEQAFATQMNALAKKLGMTGSRFCNSNGWPDEGCTFVTARDLAKLARASIERHPKLYKQFYGQPSFTWGKTLGSGQDITQANRNPILGKIQGADGLKTGHTEEAGYGFTGSAEQNGRRLIMVVAGLPTYNSRIEESVKLMNWGFNAWQSKPLYAANAAVGSAEVQLGDAATVPLVAERPIAVTYPAGAVGGEPKLKIAYQGPLKAPIAKGQQVAELVVTTPDGTAQRMPLVAGEAVGEAGFFGRLWLGLKQLVGMA from the coding sequence ATGAATCGCCTTCGCACCCTCGTCGCCGCCACCGCGCTTGCCACCACCATCGCTGCGCCCGCCGCCGCGCCGCCGTTCGAGACGCCCGCGCGGGTCGCCTATCTGCTCGACCTGTCCTCGGGCGCCGAGCTCCTCAACAAGGGCGCCGACACCCCCATGCCGCCGGCGAGCATGGCCAAGATGATGACCACCGAGGTCGCCTTCGAGCTGATCGAGAGCGGCAAGCTCTCGCTGTCCAAGACCTGCACCGTCCAGCCGGCCACCTGGCAGAAATGGCATGGCCCGGCGGCCGGCTCGACCATGTTCCTCAGCCCCAACGAGCAGGTCAGCCTCGAGAACCTCCTCCACGGCATCGTCACGCTCTCGGGCAACGACGCGTCGGTCGTGGTCGCCGAGTGCATCGGCGGGACCGAGCAGGCCTTCGCCACCCAGATGAACGCGCTGGCGAAGAAGCTCGGCATGACCGGCAGCCGCTTCTGCAATTCGAACGGCTGGCCCGACGAGGGCTGCACCTTCGTCACCGCGCGCGACCTCGCCAAGCTCGCCCGCGCCTCGATTGAGCGCCACCCCAAGCTCTACAAGCAATTCTACGGCCAGCCCTCGTTCACCTGGGGCAAGACCCTCGGCTCGGGCCAGGACATCACGCAGGCCAATCGCAATCCCATCCTCGGCAAGATCCAGGGCGCCGACGGCCTCAAGACCGGCCATACCGAGGAGGCGGGCTATGGCTTCACCGGCTCGGCCGAGCAGAACGGCCGCCGCCTGATCATGGTCGTCGCGGGGCTGCCGACCTACAACAGCCGGATCGAGGAATCGGTCAAGCTGATGAACTGGGGCTTCAACGCCTGGCAGTCGAAGCCGCTCTACGCCGCCAATGCCGCGGTCGGCTCGGCCGAAGTCCAGCTGGGCGATGCCGCCACCGTGCCGCTTGTCGCCGAGCGGCCGATCGCGGTCACTTATCCCGCCGGCGCGGTCGGCGGTGAGCCCAAGCTCAAGATCGCCTACCAGGGTCCGCTGAAGGCCCCGATCGCCAAGGGCCAGCAGGTCGCCGAACTGGTCGTCACCACCCCCGACGGCACCGCCCAGCGCATGCCGCTGGTCGCCGGCGAGGCGGTCGGCGAGGCCGGCTTCTTCGGGCGCCTGTGGCTCGGCCTCAAGCAACTCGTGGGGATGGCCTGA
- a CDS encoding lytic murein transglycosylase: protein MAFRWSASLLCLSAIALTPASARLEPDPLAPLPDRPAEPPRTAPAPAPVQVRTLPPEPIRIITPAASTYGAVSGFAGYKQRLASLARTAGVREATIAATVPYVTQNARVVALDRQQPGGPPNSSYIPPFAPYKAEHVTPDLINRGAARFRNNRAQLAWLEQRFGVEPQVVMAIFGHETSYGRVTGNFDLLDVLATLAYEGRRRSFFEEEFVAALQLIDRGTPRSRLKGSWAGATGYPQFMPSNVLRLATDGDGDGQANIWGSEMDGLASIAAYLRDAGWKRGVHWGIPVNVPASLNRAALRTTLNPPRCPQVFRRHSRWLTMREWRALGVQPQRTALADSEMATLIEPDGQGATAYLLSVNYRAILDYNCSNFYALSVGLLADRIAAGG from the coding sequence GTGGCGTTTCGGTGGAGTGCTTCCCTTCTGTGCCTGTCGGCGATCGCGCTGACCCCGGCGAGCGCGCGGCTCGAGCCCGATCCGCTTGCGCCCTTGCCCGACCGCCCCGCCGAGCCGCCCCGGACCGCGCCCGCGCCCGCGCCGGTCCAGGTTCGAACGCTTCCGCCCGAGCCGATCCGGATCATCACCCCCGCCGCCTCCACATACGGGGCGGTCAGCGGCTTTGCGGGCTACAAGCAGCGATTGGCGAGCCTCGCCCGGACCGCCGGCGTGCGCGAGGCGACGATCGCCGCGACCGTCCCTTACGTCACCCAGAATGCCCGCGTGGTCGCACTCGACCGCCAGCAACCGGGCGGTCCGCCGAATTCGAGCTACATCCCGCCCTTCGCGCCCTACAAGGCCGAGCACGTCACGCCCGACCTCATCAACCGCGGCGCCGCGCGCTTCCGCAACAACCGCGCGCAGCTCGCCTGGCTCGAGCAGCGCTTCGGGGTCGAGCCGCAGGTGGTGATGGCGATCTTCGGCCACGAGACCAGCTATGGCCGGGTGACGGGGAATTTCGACTTGCTCGATGTGCTTGCGACGCTGGCCTATGAAGGCCGCCGCCGGTCCTTCTTCGAGGAAGAGTTCGTGGCCGCCCTCCAGCTGATCGACCGCGGCACCCCGCGCAGCCGCCTCAAGGGCAGCTGGGCGGGCGCCACCGGCTATCCGCAGTTCATGCCGTCGAACGTGCTCCGCCTCGCCACCGACGGCGACGGCGACGGCCAGGCCAATATCTGGGGCAGCGAGATGGACGGGCTGGCCAGCATCGCCGCCTATCTGCGCGACGCCGGCTGGAAGCGCGGAGTCCATTGGGGGATCCCGGTCAATGTGCCTGCGAGCCTCAACCGCGCGGCGCTCCGCACCACGCTCAATCCGCCGCGCTGTCCCCAGGTCTTCCGCCGTCACAGCCGCTGGCTGACCATGCGCGAGTGGCGCGCGCTCGGCGTGCAGCCGCAGCGCACCGCGCTTGCCGACAGCGAGATGGCGACTCTGATCGAGCCCGACGGGCAGGGGGCGACCGCCTATCTTCTCTCGGTCAACTACCGCGCGATCCTCGATTACAATTGCTCGAACTTCTACGCGCTCTCGGTGGGGTTGCTGGCCGATCGCATTGCCGCCGGAGGCTAG